One genomic region from Cucumis melo cultivar AY chromosome 9, USDA_Cmelo_AY_1.0, whole genome shotgun sequence encodes:
- the LOC103503315 gene encoding uncharacterized protein LOC103503315 isoform X3 codes for MNCLSQVSTYTRVIFRRTNLVFAASTSIHGCSNPYWSSTFHNVAVKATALDSLCSRFGLRCYSTRKPRKPRKPTSPSPKLDSEPPMESEMGDFFVVRKGDVVGVYKSFSDCHAQIGSSICDLPVSVFKGHSLPKDSEEYLASIGLKNALYTIKAADMRPDLFGSLVPCTFHDGDASLTGETSGQDAIKKRSREAIVSENVGSSVLTPTSVTPTSEDPTRKHIKLEDSIVSLSSNHESCFLEFDGASKGNPGQAGAGAVLRAHDGSVICRLREGLGIATNNVAEYRAILLGLKFALKKGFTRIHVQGDSKLVCMQVQGLWKAKNENISELCNEVVKLKNKFLSFEVNHVLRKPMLKRTWLSL; via the exons TGCCTCTCCCAAGTCTCTACCTATACTCGCGTCATTTTCAGAAGGACCAATCTTGTTTTTGCGGCTTCAACCTCCATTCATGGCTGCTCTAATCCCTACTGGAGCTCAACCTTTCACAATGTCGCTGTAAAGGCTACTGCTTTAGACTCCTTGTGTTCCAGATTCGGTCTACGGTGCTATTCCACTCGAAAACCCCGAAAACCCCGAAAGCCAACTTCTCCTTCACCCAAGTTGGATTCTGAACCTCCTATGGAATCAGAGATGGGCGACTTCTTTGTCGTTCGAAAAGGGGATGTTGTTGGAGTCTATAAAAGTTTTAGTGATTGTCATGCGCAAATTGGATCTTCG ATATGCGATCTTCCTGTTAGTGTGTTTAAAGGACACTCATTACCAAAAGACAGTGAGGAATATCTTGCTTCCATTGGGCTTAAGAACGCTCTGTACACTATTAAAGCTGCAGATATGAGACCTGATCTTTTCGGTTCGCTCGTGCCTTGCACTTTTCAT GATGGAGATGCTTCTCTTACAGGTGAGACTTCTGGCCAAGATGCCATAAAGAAGAGATCAAGAGAGGCTATTGTATCAGAAAATGTT GGGTCGTCTGTTTTAACTCCTACATCAGTAACTCCTACATCAGAAGATCCCACGAGGAAACATATCAAGTTGGAAGATTCCATTGTGTCCCTATCCTCCAACCAC GAATCTTGCTTTCTAGAATTCGATGGTGCCTCAAAAGGAAATCCTGGACAAGCCGGGGCAGGAGCTGTTCTGCGAGCTCATGATGGGAGTGTG ATATGTCGACTGCGTGAAGGTCTAGGTATAGCAACCAATAATGTTGCTGAATATCGAGCTATTCTTTTAGGGTTGAAGTTTGCACTTAAGAAAGGGTTCACTAGGATTCACGTCCAAGGTGACTCCAAACTTGTCTGTATGCAG GTTCAAGGTTTATGGAAggcaaaaaatgaaaatatatctGAGTTATGTAATGAAGTTGTGAAGCTGAAGAATAAATTTCTCTCTTTCGAGGTCAATCATGTACTAAGG AAGCCGATGCTCAAGCGAACTTGGCTCTCACTTTAG
- the LOC103503315 gene encoding uncharacterized protein LOC103503315 isoform X2, whose translation MNCLSQVSTYTRVIFRRTNLVFAASTSIHGCSNPYWSSTFHNVAVKATALDSLCSRFGLRCYSTRKPRKPRKPTSPSPKLDSEPPMESEMGDFFVVRKGDVVGVYKSFSDCHAQIGSSICDLPVSVFKGHSLPKDSEEYLASIGLKNALYTIKAADMRPDLFGSLVPCTFHDGDASLTGETSGQDAIKKRSREAIVSENVGSSVLTPTSVTPTSEDPTRKHIKLEDSIVSLSSNHESCFLEFDGASKGNPGQAGAGAVLRAHDGSVICRLREGLGIATNNVAEYRAILLGLKFALKKGFTRIHVQGDSKLVCMQVQGLWKAKNENISELCNEVVKLKNKFLSFEVNHVLRKNKTGQMVHQIWQLLLT comes from the exons TGCCTCTCCCAAGTCTCTACCTATACTCGCGTCATTTTCAGAAGGACCAATCTTGTTTTTGCGGCTTCAACCTCCATTCATGGCTGCTCTAATCCCTACTGGAGCTCAACCTTTCACAATGTCGCTGTAAAGGCTACTGCTTTAGACTCCTTGTGTTCCAGATTCGGTCTACGGTGCTATTCCACTCGAAAACCCCGAAAACCCCGAAAGCCAACTTCTCCTTCACCCAAGTTGGATTCTGAACCTCCTATGGAATCAGAGATGGGCGACTTCTTTGTCGTTCGAAAAGGGGATGTTGTTGGAGTCTATAAAAGTTTTAGTGATTGTCATGCGCAAATTGGATCTTCG ATATGCGATCTTCCTGTTAGTGTGTTTAAAGGACACTCATTACCAAAAGACAGTGAGGAATATCTTGCTTCCATTGGGCTTAAGAACGCTCTGTACACTATTAAAGCTGCAGATATGAGACCTGATCTTTTCGGTTCGCTCGTGCCTTGCACTTTTCAT GATGGAGATGCTTCTCTTACAGGTGAGACTTCTGGCCAAGATGCCATAAAGAAGAGATCAAGAGAGGCTATTGTATCAGAAAATGTT GGGTCGTCTGTTTTAACTCCTACATCAGTAACTCCTACATCAGAAGATCCCACGAGGAAACATATCAAGTTGGAAGATTCCATTGTGTCCCTATCCTCCAACCAC GAATCTTGCTTTCTAGAATTCGATGGTGCCTCAAAAGGAAATCCTGGACAAGCCGGGGCAGGAGCTGTTCTGCGAGCTCATGATGGGAGTGTG ATATGTCGACTGCGTGAAGGTCTAGGTATAGCAACCAATAATGTTGCTGAATATCGAGCTATTCTTTTAGGGTTGAAGTTTGCACTTAAGAAAGGGTTCACTAGGATTCACGTCCAAGGTGACTCCAAACTTGTCTGTATGCAG GTTCAAGGTTTATGGAAggcaaaaaatgaaaatatatctGAGTTATGTAATGAAGTTGTGAAGCTGAAGAATAAATTTCTCTCTTTCGAGGTCAATCATGTACTAAGG aaaaacaaaactgGACAAATGGTACATCAGATCTGGCAGTTGTTGTTGACATGA
- the LOC103503315 gene encoding uncharacterized protein LOC103503315 isoform X4 translates to MNCLSQVSTYTRVIFRRTNLVFAASTSIHGCSNPYWSSTFHNVAVKATALDSLCSRFGLRCYSTRKPRKPRKPTSPSPKLDSEPPMESEMGDFFVVRKGDVVGVYKSFSDCHAQIGSSICDLPVSVFKGHSLPKDSEEYLASIGLKNALYTIKAADMRPDLFGSLVPCTFHDGDASLTGETSGQDAIKKRSREAIVSENVGSSVLTPTSVTPTSEDPTRKHIKLEDSIVSLSSNHESCFLEFDGASKGNPGQAGAGAVLRAHDGSVICRLREGLGIATNNVAEYRAILLGLKFALKKGFTRIHVQGDSKLVCMQVQGLWKAKNENISELCNEVVKLKNKFLSFEVNHVLRVCHKIHE, encoded by the exons TGCCTCTCCCAAGTCTCTACCTATACTCGCGTCATTTTCAGAAGGACCAATCTTGTTTTTGCGGCTTCAACCTCCATTCATGGCTGCTCTAATCCCTACTGGAGCTCAACCTTTCACAATGTCGCTGTAAAGGCTACTGCTTTAGACTCCTTGTGTTCCAGATTCGGTCTACGGTGCTATTCCACTCGAAAACCCCGAAAACCCCGAAAGCCAACTTCTCCTTCACCCAAGTTGGATTCTGAACCTCCTATGGAATCAGAGATGGGCGACTTCTTTGTCGTTCGAAAAGGGGATGTTGTTGGAGTCTATAAAAGTTTTAGTGATTGTCATGCGCAAATTGGATCTTCG ATATGCGATCTTCCTGTTAGTGTGTTTAAAGGACACTCATTACCAAAAGACAGTGAGGAATATCTTGCTTCCATTGGGCTTAAGAACGCTCTGTACACTATTAAAGCTGCAGATATGAGACCTGATCTTTTCGGTTCGCTCGTGCCTTGCACTTTTCAT GATGGAGATGCTTCTCTTACAGGTGAGACTTCTGGCCAAGATGCCATAAAGAAGAGATCAAGAGAGGCTATTGTATCAGAAAATGTT GGGTCGTCTGTTTTAACTCCTACATCAGTAACTCCTACATCAGAAGATCCCACGAGGAAACATATCAAGTTGGAAGATTCCATTGTGTCCCTATCCTCCAACCAC GAATCTTGCTTTCTAGAATTCGATGGTGCCTCAAAAGGAAATCCTGGACAAGCCGGGGCAGGAGCTGTTCTGCGAGCTCATGATGGGAGTGTG ATATGTCGACTGCGTGAAGGTCTAGGTATAGCAACCAATAATGTTGCTGAATATCGAGCTATTCTTTTAGGGTTGAAGTTTGCACTTAAGAAAGGGTTCACTAGGATTCACGTCCAAGGTGACTCCAAACTTGTCTGTATGCAG GTTCAAGGTTTATGGAAggcaaaaaatgaaaatatatctGAGTTATGTAATGAAGTTGTGAAGCTGAAGAATAAATTTCTCTCTTTCGAGGTCAATCATGTACTAAGG gtttgCCATAAGATTCACGAGTAA
- the LOC103503315 gene encoding uncharacterized protein LOC103503315 isoform X5, translating to MNCLSQVSTYTRVIFRRTNLVFAASTSIHGCSNPYWSSTFHNVAVKATALDSLCSRFGLRCYSTRKPRKPRKPTSPSPKLDSEPPMESEMGDFFVVRKGDVVGVYKSFSDCHAQIGSSICDLPVSVFKGHSLPKDSEEYLASIGLKNALYTIKAADMRPDLFGSLVPCTFHDGDASLTGETSGQDAIKKRSREAIVSENVGSSVLTPTSVTPTSEDPTRKHIKLEDSIVSLSSNHESCFLEFDGASKGNPGQAGAGAVLRAHDGSVICRLREGLGIATNNVAEYRAILLGLKFALKKGFTRIHVQGDSKLVCMQLPIVLLGLTCDCQRTISSRVVLLFSSK from the exons TGCCTCTCCCAAGTCTCTACCTATACTCGCGTCATTTTCAGAAGGACCAATCTTGTTTTTGCGGCTTCAACCTCCATTCATGGCTGCTCTAATCCCTACTGGAGCTCAACCTTTCACAATGTCGCTGTAAAGGCTACTGCTTTAGACTCCTTGTGTTCCAGATTCGGTCTACGGTGCTATTCCACTCGAAAACCCCGAAAACCCCGAAAGCCAACTTCTCCTTCACCCAAGTTGGATTCTGAACCTCCTATGGAATCAGAGATGGGCGACTTCTTTGTCGTTCGAAAAGGGGATGTTGTTGGAGTCTATAAAAGTTTTAGTGATTGTCATGCGCAAATTGGATCTTCG ATATGCGATCTTCCTGTTAGTGTGTTTAAAGGACACTCATTACCAAAAGACAGTGAGGAATATCTTGCTTCCATTGGGCTTAAGAACGCTCTGTACACTATTAAAGCTGCAGATATGAGACCTGATCTTTTCGGTTCGCTCGTGCCTTGCACTTTTCAT GATGGAGATGCTTCTCTTACAGGTGAGACTTCTGGCCAAGATGCCATAAAGAAGAGATCAAGAGAGGCTATTGTATCAGAAAATGTT GGGTCGTCTGTTTTAACTCCTACATCAGTAACTCCTACATCAGAAGATCCCACGAGGAAACATATCAAGTTGGAAGATTCCATTGTGTCCCTATCCTCCAACCAC GAATCTTGCTTTCTAGAATTCGATGGTGCCTCAAAAGGAAATCCTGGACAAGCCGGGGCAGGAGCTGTTCTGCGAGCTCATGATGGGAGTGTG ATATGTCGACTGCGTGAAGGTCTAGGTATAGCAACCAATAATGTTGCTGAATATCGAGCTATTCTTTTAGGGTTGAAGTTTGCACTTAAGAAAGGGTTCACTAGGATTCACGTCCAAGGTGACTCCAAACTTGTCTGTATGCAG CTTCCGATAGTATTGTTGGGCCTGACTTGCGACTGTCAAAGGACTATTTCATCAAGGGTTGTACTTCTCTTTTCTTCCAAGTAA
- the LOC103503315 gene encoding uncharacterized protein LOC103503315 isoform X1 — translation MNCLSQVSTYTRVIFRRTNLVFAASTSIHGCSNPYWSSTFHNVAVKATALDSLCSRFGLRCYSTRKPRKPRKPTSPSPKLDSEPPMESEMGDFFVVRKGDVVGVYKSFSDCHAQIGSSICDLPVSVFKGHSLPKDSEEYLASIGLKNALYTIKAADMRPDLFGSLVPCTFHDGDASLTGETSGQDAIKKRSREAIVSENVGSSVLTPTSVTPTSEDPTRKHIKLEDSIVSLSSNHESCFLEFDGASKGNPGQAGAGAVLRAHDGSVICRLREGLGIATNNVAEYRAILLGLKFALKKGFTRIHVQGDSKLVCMQVQGLWKAKNENISELCNEVVKLKNKFLSFEVNHVLRHLNSEADAQANLALTLADGEIQESED, via the exons TGCCTCTCCCAAGTCTCTACCTATACTCGCGTCATTTTCAGAAGGACCAATCTTGTTTTTGCGGCTTCAACCTCCATTCATGGCTGCTCTAATCCCTACTGGAGCTCAACCTTTCACAATGTCGCTGTAAAGGCTACTGCTTTAGACTCCTTGTGTTCCAGATTCGGTCTACGGTGCTATTCCACTCGAAAACCCCGAAAACCCCGAAAGCCAACTTCTCCTTCACCCAAGTTGGATTCTGAACCTCCTATGGAATCAGAGATGGGCGACTTCTTTGTCGTTCGAAAAGGGGATGTTGTTGGAGTCTATAAAAGTTTTAGTGATTGTCATGCGCAAATTGGATCTTCG ATATGCGATCTTCCTGTTAGTGTGTTTAAAGGACACTCATTACCAAAAGACAGTGAGGAATATCTTGCTTCCATTGGGCTTAAGAACGCTCTGTACACTATTAAAGCTGCAGATATGAGACCTGATCTTTTCGGTTCGCTCGTGCCTTGCACTTTTCAT GATGGAGATGCTTCTCTTACAGGTGAGACTTCTGGCCAAGATGCCATAAAGAAGAGATCAAGAGAGGCTATTGTATCAGAAAATGTT GGGTCGTCTGTTTTAACTCCTACATCAGTAACTCCTACATCAGAAGATCCCACGAGGAAACATATCAAGTTGGAAGATTCCATTGTGTCCCTATCCTCCAACCAC GAATCTTGCTTTCTAGAATTCGATGGTGCCTCAAAAGGAAATCCTGGACAAGCCGGGGCAGGAGCTGTTCTGCGAGCTCATGATGGGAGTGTG ATATGTCGACTGCGTGAAGGTCTAGGTATAGCAACCAATAATGTTGCTGAATATCGAGCTATTCTTTTAGGGTTGAAGTTTGCACTTAAGAAAGGGTTCACTAGGATTCACGTCCAAGGTGACTCCAAACTTGTCTGTATGCAG GTTCAAGGTTTATGGAAggcaaaaaatgaaaatatatctGAGTTATGTAATGAAGTTGTGAAGCTGAAGAATAAATTTCTCTCTTTCGAGGTCAATCATGTACTAAGG CATCTAAACTCAGAAGCCGATGCTCAAGCGAACTTGGCTCTCACTTTAGCTG ACGGCGAAATCCAGGAGTCTGAAGATTAA